A stretch of Schistocerca cancellata isolate TAMUIC-IGC-003103 chromosome 3, iqSchCanc2.1, whole genome shotgun sequence DNA encodes these proteins:
- the LOC126174889 gene encoding uncharacterized protein LOC126174889, whose translation MRFLFLVYSVVLVPVCLQQEISSTDIQQPTFSQATPVASVKYWDSLNRKKRKIYSLKVGSSLGFKQTALNAIFGSVRGTRPPPPPPPPPPPPLVTTTTEVPQFDRVSVKLDVPGDLILIGYRITSSISKIIGSVFLNTAERKQQLVEAAKPFIAAKLGLDISASSFTTTEPIESLVPRLGPLLGGDSAGTSATSTEDSSVNRTDRSRLRAL comes from the exons ATGCGTTTCCTGTTTCTCGTCTACAGTGTTGTGCTGGTACCAGTTTGCTTGCAGCAAGAAATATCTTCCACTGACATTCAACAG CCGACGTTCTCCCAAGCGACGCCCGTGGCCTCCGTAAAGTACTGGGATTCTCTGAACCGCAAGAAGCGAAAGATCTACAGCCTCAAAGTAGGCAGCAGCTTAGGATTCAAGCAAACTGCGCTGAATGCTATCTTTGGG AGCGTCAGGGGCACgcggccaccaccaccaccaccaccaccaccaccaccaccactggtcACCACCACGACAGAAGTGCCGCAGTTCGACCGTGTAAGCGTGAAACTGGATGTCCCTGGGGACCTGATCCTGATTGGCTACCGTATCACCAGCAGTATCAGTAAGATTATCGGTAGCGTCTTCCTG AACACAGCGGAACGCAAACAGCAACTGGTGGAGGCGGCGAAGCCGTTCATCGCGGCGAAGCTGGGTCTGGACATCAGCGCCTCCTCCTTCACCACGACCGAGCCCATCGAGTCGCTGGTGCCGCGCCTGGGACCTCTGCTCGGCGGAGATTCCGCAGGCACTTCTGCAACGTCGACAGAAGACAGCTCTGTTAACAGGACAGATCGCTCCCGGCTAAGGGCATTGTAA